The Pseudoalteromonas sp. N1230-9 genome segment GTGTATCTGTCGGTTTGGCAAAGTTGTTTATATGTATTGCAAGATGAATTGCCGTCGCAGCAATTCAGTATGTGGGTAAGACCACTTCAAGCAGAAAGTACCGAAGATACGTTAACTATATATGCACCAAATCGTTTTGTATTAGATTGGGTGAGAGAAAAATATTTAAACCGTATTAATGAATTGCTTGTTGAAATTTGTGGCGATGAAGCACCTGAACTTCGTTTTGATGTTGGTAGTAAGCCTATTCTAAATGCCCAAGCGGCAACGATGCCCGCTGCAGCTGAAGTAAGTGCGCCAGTGAATTCACAACACACAACTGAAAAACAACAGCCAAAGCCTGAGAAAAAAGCAGTAGAGCCTGCTCCTAAATCAGGCTATAAATCAAATATTAAAGAAAATTACACCTTTGATAGCTTCGTTGAAGGTAAATCAAACCAATTAGCAAAAGCTGCAGCAACTCAAGTTGCAGATAACCCAGGTTCAGCATTTAACCCTGTATTTATATATGGTGGTACTGGCTTAGGTAAAACACATTTATTGCATGCTGTTGGTAACGGTATTATGGCTAATAAGCCAGACGCGAAAATTGTTTATATGCACTCAGAACGATTTGTGCAAGACATGGTTAAAGCGCTACAAAATAATGCCATCGAAGAATTTAAACGTTATTACCGAAGTGTTGATGCATTGATGATCGATGATATTCAATTTTTCGCTAATAAAGAACGCTCACAAGAAGAGTTCTTTCATACCTTCAACGCTTTGCTTGAAGGAAATCAACAGATTATATTAACTTCAGACCGCTACCCAAAAGAGATCGAAGGGGTTGAAGATCGCCTTAAATCACGTTTTGGTTGGGGCTTAACAATTGCTATTGAGCCGCCAGAACTTGAAACGCGCGTTGCTATTTTGATGAAAAAAGCGCAGCAAAGTAAAATAAATTTACCTCACGAAGTTGCCTTTTTTATCGCGAAAAAATTACGCTCAAATGTGCGTGAATTAGAAGGGGCGTTAAACCGCGTTATTGCTAATGCAAATTTTACTGGTCGTCCAATTTCAATCGACTTTGTAAAAGAAGCGCTACGTGACTTACTTGCGCTGCAAGATAAACTGGTAACGATAGATAATATTCAACGTACTGTTGCTGAGTATTACCGTATTCGTGTGTCAGATTTACTATCTAAACGTCGTAGCCGTTCAGTCGCAAGACCACGTCAAGTGGCGATGGCATTGTCAAAAGAGCTAACAAATCATAGTTTACCTGAAATAGGTGATGCATTTGGTGGTCGTGATCACACAACTGTATTACACGCTTGTCGTAAAGTTAAATCACTACGTGATGAAAGCCACGAAGTGAAAGAAGATTATCAAAACTTAATAAGAACCTTGTCATCTTAAGGCCGACTTTATTATGCAAATAACAATATCAAGAGAGCAATTTTTAAAACCTTTAGTTCAAGTGTCAGGTGCGATTGAGCGTAAGCACACCTTACCAATTTTATCGAACGTTTTGTTAGTTGTTGAAAACGGACAACTTTCAATGACAGGCACAGACCTTGAAATTGAGTTAGTGGCCAGTGTTTTTGTTGGTGAAGATACGGCAGATACCAAGCTAACTTTACCAGCTAAAAAATTACTCGATATTTGTAAAAGTTTACCCGATGGCTCTGACCTTACGTTAAGTAGCCAAGATCATCAGTTACTACTAACAAGTGGTAAAAGCCGTTTTTCTTTAACAACGTTGGCTGCTGAAGATTTTCCGAATCTTGAGCAGTGGGATGGTGAAGTTGAATTTCAACTAACACGTTTAGAGCTGCGTAAGCTTTTAGAAAGCACGCATTTTTCTATGGCGAATCAAGACGTCCGTTATTACTTGAACGGTATGTCATTTGAGGTTGATAACGCAGATATTAAGACAGTGGCGACAGATGGTCACCGTTTGGCGATTGCACAAAAACAATTACCACAATCTTTAAATACGCAGCGTCAGTTAATTATTCCACGTAAAGGTGTGCAAGAAATTATGCGCCTAATGGTGGCTGATGATGAGCTAGTAACCATTCAATTTGGTGCTAACCATATTCGTATTATTGATACTGAATTTACGTTTACCAGTAAACTGG includes the following:
- the dnaA gene encoding chromosomal replication initiator protein DnaA, with translation MYLSVWQSCLYVLQDELPSQQFSMWVRPLQAESTEDTLTIYAPNRFVLDWVREKYLNRINELLVEICGDEAPELRFDVGSKPILNAQAATMPAAAEVSAPVNSQHTTEKQQPKPEKKAVEPAPKSGYKSNIKENYTFDSFVEGKSNQLAKAAATQVADNPGSAFNPVFIYGGTGLGKTHLLHAVGNGIMANKPDAKIVYMHSERFVQDMVKALQNNAIEEFKRYYRSVDALMIDDIQFFANKERSQEEFFHTFNALLEGNQQIILTSDRYPKEIEGVEDRLKSRFGWGLTIAIEPPELETRVAILMKKAQQSKINLPHEVAFFIAKKLRSNVRELEGALNRVIANANFTGRPISIDFVKEALRDLLALQDKLVTIDNIQRTVAEYYRIRVSDLLSKRRSRSVARPRQVAMALSKELTNHSLPEIGDAFGGRDHTTVLHACRKVKSLRDESHEVKEDYQNLIRTLSS
- the dnaN gene encoding DNA polymerase III subunit beta, producing the protein MQITISREQFLKPLVQVSGAIERKHTLPILSNVLLVVENGQLSMTGTDLEIELVASVFVGEDTADTKLTLPAKKLLDICKSLPDGSDLTLSSQDHQLLLTSGKSRFSLTTLAAEDFPNLEQWDGEVEFQLTRLELRKLLESTHFSMANQDVRYYLNGMSFEVDNADIKTVATDGHRLAIAQKQLPQSLNTQRQLIIPRKGVQEIMRLMVADDELVTIQFGANHIRIIDTEFTFTSKLVDGRFPDYRRVLPRGGDKVITANREWLRSAFQRVSILSNEKFRGVRLNLSEGLLKITANNPEQEQAEEVVEVMYQGGELEIGFNVSYVLDVLNTLKTEDVTFTLADSNSSALIEGAGDEEAMYVVMPMRL